From the Juglans microcarpa x Juglans regia isolate MS1-56 chromosome 3D, Jm3101_v1.0, whole genome shotgun sequence genome, the window atagtataCATCCTTCGAAACGTTAATTATTGGCTTTCGAACAGTAAATCGTATAGAataacattcgaatgtttaattttaatgttcacacatgtttgcatgaaaatatatctacaagtgcacaaaatcataacaagtagtaaagtgttttaaagaaaacgaatATCGAACTCatagggaataattatgctattgagtattgaaattgattaaattaattactatttgaaaaatcaaaatttaaagaatggtttattaaactgaagaaaagaacattaaaattaagaattaaaaataataagaatagatctagagcatttgatttTACCTAACAAATCTCACAtagtttattcttccttgttatagaatcttaattatctcaagttgatgataaaaatctcttaactattcaatattttctcttgaacaatatcaaaaatatatccaactaataactccatatctctatgtgaatttactaattggagactcattaagttctttggatttctCTTGAAAATCATATTAGTCACGGTAAAGCATAtctgctttcgctcaactaatgatgtttaatcctagagttttaatcacaaatcacctctcgatctcattgcaatccaaaagatcgaacaatagttagttagaaaattgtaagcattaagaataatgaataaacactcaatcatgaaaatattgaaaataaaataacttgaaatataaattgtatGTTCAATGGTAGGCTACAACaaagttttagaaaatagaattagttcataatgaaattaaaaataaaaagaataaaactagtattCTTCGTTGAAGTTGATCGATGAGGCATGCGGCTCTCACCTTTGCCCTCCAGTTCCATCTTCCCGAAAGAacacttcaagaataaattttaaaactctaaactcaaactcagaatctaaaacataaaaactctcgaCTCCGATTCAGAATTCccctctattcatcccacaagtcaagattaaatagatgttgaaattcaaatatggaaacaagataattgcggctacaatctagtcTAAAGACCTGGAAATTAGtttttaaagttaaatattaacaaaaaagaattatcccaagaatatcgGAAtaatctaaaatggaagattcagtgatatgtggcttgaattgcagagttcgggaggatttggtcgccaaCAGATTGATTGCAAAACTCGAATTTGGTGGTCAGCAACCAATTGATCCCGGTCGGGAAGAATTATCCCACCGAGTAGATGTTGTGtgcactgaatataactggcgtggaggtcacaacaACCATACTgccctctcctcgcctaccaagtggaaagactccgaccgggatgaaagactcatctctcattttctaattGTTGTCCACGATGTCGTTTAAGTTAGTCTTTTAAGGTGGTCATTTAAACTAGTCGCTCAATCTAACCACCTAGAGCCTTATCGCCAAATTTTCGCGCCTTCTGGTCACGCTTTATGGTCACAAGTTTTCTCGCCTGCCGAGAGGTAAGTATTCTCGCCTTTAggtgagagaaatctctttgctactcacgggacaaggctcctcgcccaaatctcatcggctctcttcagatctcgctgACTCTCATCGGTCtagatccgtagtctcttcttttgtaccaaaatgctctcattttacactaaatattttcattcattcaaatccaaaaaaataaataaaaatatatagaaataaaataaaattaatagtattgaagggaaaataacacttttcataaatataagagtgataaaaatcacataaaaataacacttatcagaacagtgttcgaacgttaaatgaacattcgaacggtataaCACTATAAACAACATTTGGTTCCTCGATCGatcacattctctctctctctctctctctctctctctctctaaaccttCCACGTATGCCGTCGAATGCTTCTCTTGCCTTTGAACTGCCGTATCACCACCACTGCCAACTACCACTTCTAGCAAGGACGAACACAATTTAGGAATATTTAATGGGTTGATTTCGTGTTATTTTCAATGAgttttgatagaaaatagaaaaatcaatagTTTTCATCCATGGACACCGTAGGTGGCCGAAAAATATAAGGTCGGGATGCCTTTATGCACATCCCGACCTTGTATGAGTATTATTAGTGAAAGAAACGAAAGAAATCGGTGGATTCCTTTCATTTCAATAGCCATCTAGTTGACTCAGCCATTGCTGAGCTCAATccataaaccgttcgaacgatggTTAATTCATTCGAACATTATGGACTCAAGTCTCAGACCCTCAAACAGTCAATAAACAATTTGACCATCTGTTAATATGGTGTTCGAACACAAtgtttaatgttcgaacgatgGTTAATTCGTTCAAACATTATAGACTCAATTCTCTGACTCTCAAACAGCTGAGAAACGGTTCGAACTTTTGTTAATATGCGTTCGAACACAAATGTTTAATGTTCGAGCGATTTAGTCCTCTCAATAGTGTTTGAACGGTTATGAAACCGTTCGAATTAATGTTACAAATTACTGTTGTAACATTCGAACGCCTAGTGATTCGATCGAACGGTGTAAATTACATGTCAAAAAAAGGTTATTGAGGGGCCAAATTGGTGGGTCAAATAGTTTGCCTCACCACCGATACTTTGACATccattcaaaatttaattatatattttttactgttcattttgttgattgtgattggacattacacacaaaattttaaatttttttcaaatttccaatcACAATGGTAAGATAgttgggaaggccttggaggtcgcaataaaggagtgggagTTGGCACGAGTTCTAACAGTTACAGTTGATAATgtctcgtctaacgatgttgcattgagacatcttaagacctatcttagagagacaaataagacaatcttggATGGTTGAGTATTTGCATGTGAGATATGTTGcacatattctaaatttaattgCCACTGATAGTTTGAAAGATCTTGATGACTCGATTTTCCGGGTTAGAACtgctgtgaaatttgtgagatcttctcctgctagattgaagaaattcaagattgctgTGAGGTATGAGGGCATAACATCCAAGAAGAGCCTTTGTCCTGATGTTCCTACAAGATGGAACTCAgccttcttgatgttggaagCGGCCTAAGAATTTAAGTTAGTCTTTGAATTATTGGGTaatgaagacattcaatatgtcagatattttgatgagcaCGGGGAATTGGGGAAGCcaattgatgatgattgggaggttgTTGCCACTTGTGTAGATTTTTTGAGACTTTTCTACGAGGTCACAACGAGACTATCTAGTTCTTTGTATCCTTATCCCTTCATttctgtcagcaaatatgtaaggtaaaaaaaaaattggatgacATGTGCGTGAGTGGCCATattaggatgcgggagatgGCATTGATGATGAGGGTGAAGTATGACAAGTATTAGAGAGATTTTAgtagggctaatattttgttatatgtggttGTTGCTCTTGACTCCCGTTTAAGAGTGATGGCATGGTATATGGATTGGGAATTAAGCATAGGAATGCATGGGCGAAGCTTATTATGACAAGGGTTAGGGAAACCCTTGCTAGATTATTTGATAAGTTTACCATGTTCAGAGATGGTAATATtccggcacctacacctaccccctccTCCAGAAGCTGGGGTTGGGAAATGGTGTAAGTTGGACTGGGGTGAGAGGTTGGAGCACAGCCCTATAGTCTGTCATTCTACAAAGCTCAGTTGGAGGTAGACAGATACTTGGTAGCGGATCTTCAACCATTTGCCCGAGACTTTGATATATTAGCTTGGTGGAAGACCAATGTTGTAAAGTATCCCGttcttggagagatagcccgcagtaTGTTGGTCATCCCTATTAGCACcgtagcctcagagttggcGTTTAGCATTGGAAGGCGCATATTTCATCCATTCTGGAGTTCATTGTCTACTACCACTGTGGAAGAATTGATTTGCATGCAGAATTAGATCAAGGGGACCTCAATTCATGTTCTGGATGTTCTTGGCTTTGAGGAGGCTGacgaggaggagggtggtgatctGCTTTGTTAAATCCAAGGCTTCAagcttcatataaatatatatctacatatgaattttgatgataacaaataaattcaaGTATAAAGGAATCTCAAACTCAAGTTGTCTACACAATAGAGCCAAGCACATTAATGAATCAAGCATGAGTAAGAAAGAgaataaacttacaaataaaatacttaGAGTAATTTTGCACATCTTTTGATAAAATTCGAAATTGGATTAAGgctcaaaattaatcttttttcaTAAAGCATCAAATTGTATTTTCCACAAGTGCAtgacatatttgaaaattaaaagtttgaaatttgaatttttgaaagataattgattgtcatctttcacatgtgcatattttgttttaaaattttgaaaagtgattgtgccctttttgacatatgcaaaaggaagatgattttgtttgaaaattttgaaaagtaaataatactCCCTTTGTCATATGCGAAAAGCAGaagatttgatttcaaattttgaaaagtgaatgatgttttCTTTGACAATTGCAAAATGAGAAACTTttacttgaaaattttgataagtGAGAGGTGCTCTTTTTTTACATGTGagtctttttaaatttaaaaatgaagtcTCATATGTTTATAAATAGCTCAATTGAGATCTTCAAATTTATAACAACAACAAGAGCATACACACATCAATTGAAAGTTTTACAACACTCATTCAAAGGTTTCAATCTCTCTTCCATAAGCATTGAGCCTTAACCCTTGTTCATATTGAGAGAGATATAGTTTGTATTGTATTGTTCTTATTTCACTCATTGGGGAGTGTTTTCTAATAACTTACCCACCATCAGCTCTTGTATCTGTAAAAATGTGTGTATAACTCTTGTGCGTGTAAAAGGTATTCTACATAAGAAATAGTTGAATCACCATGTGCAAGGCGATCACAAGTGTAGAGGGTGTTCTACATGGATTTTTTGTATCGGTACCACTCAAAGGTataataggtttctatctccacctaaaggaggttgaatagtgaatttgAGAATTCTCAAGGGGTACGACGAGGTGAGGACGTAGGCAGTGGGGCTGAACCTCgttaaaatactgagtttgcTTCTTTCTTACCCTTTCTCTTTATATTTACTATTGCTtcgtattttgttcatatttttttatattatgtatttggtttataattgtgaatttttaaatataacccAATTCACCCACCTCTTGTGTTAATCATCTGGGCAACACGCCTGAATCTGGTAAttgtggattttattttattattttaatttatttatatatatttaatcggtattaatttcaaatttaattgttgtagcgatacatgagacgacgtctacgacTACCTCCTTTGCAATATGATTTCGTGTGTATTGGACCAACCATTGCCATGTTGCCattggtttgtaaaaattttcccttaattattttttgtatttatataatttttggtatcaaataattttgcttgtgttttttttaacttttataatctTAGTGTCATATGGCGAATCCTAATCCCAAGGACCCAATGATCTATTCTCATCTTGATCCCAATgactcaatctcatcttggttagtacttttaatatttgtaactttTACGtttctaatatatgtttttatttttaatttttgtttcttctttataattctattttttttctttttaaattattaatgtttaaGGTTTTATGATCTCACAACTAGCAGCATAGCTCACTGACTTTTCTACCACCATGGCCACCCTAAACTCCGACGAAATGTTATTCTTCTATTAATtcacttaattagttaattgtaatgttgctacaatagttcaatttgtaatatttttagatgcatttgtaattttgtaatagttctcttaatttatattattgtaatagCTTAATTACGATTATTGGTTAATAGTTGCAACTTAgtagtatataatttctattattgtaaattatttttttattttttatttttttaagttaatttcTAGGCCCAAAATAGCCCTGTATTAGAAGCATACAGTGATGCTAGTTGGATAATTGGCATAGTAGACAATACGGAACGAATGGTTATATTTTTACTCTTGGTGGAGCAGCTGTGGCTTGGAGATGTTTCAAGCAAACTGCGATTTCACAGTCTACTATGGAAGCCAAATTGATAGCCTTGGATATTATCGGACATGAGGTAGAGTGGCTCATGAATTTATTGTCAGAACTAGTTAAAAATCCAATGCAAGTTATTTATGTTCTTTGTGACAATCAGGTAATGAGAAGTGTTTGTAACAATAAACACTATACTCATAATAGGAAACTTAAGAGTATCATGCATTCTACAATAAGCTACCTGATAAAGAATGAATACCTGACTTTGGAATATGTAAAGTTAGAAGATAACCTTCTAGATCATTTGACGAAATGACTGATAAATCCGAATGTTATGCATACATCAAGGGGGATGGGAGTGAACCCTTTAATTAGGTCACCAATAATGGCAACCTAACCTTCCTGACTGGAGatctaaaaaaaaaggtttaatgGGAAGAACAAGATATTTGAGTGACTAAAAagcactattaaaatattaccattGGTCCATCCCTAGGGTGTGAATGTTACAAATGCAAAATGCAGTGGCAAAGGAGAAGGTAAACACTTTGAATCAATTTGAGACTAAGGCAGGGTATTGAATTGCATGTACCCTTGGACAACTCACATATGTGAGTATGACTATGGGGCCGTAGTCTTTGGTAAATGGGTTATACCCTAAAGCGCTCATGAATTCAAGATATAGTGCATGACCTTTATGCATCATCGATTGGAACCTGATATATGTAGTACTatgtgtgtggtgtggagaaacctgagttaaaaaattttggttcaAGACTTGGCTCGCCATGGATCTTTCAGATGAAAACACTATTGCACTAAGTAGACGTTCAAAGCTACAAGCTAGCTCTATTGATGCATAATACATAACCCAAAGAAATTTCTTCTAATTgtctttaaaacattttaattaggTGGGGGATATTTGATTTTAGACTTAggatgattaaaatattttaatattatgtaaaCCATTGTCATGGTTCAGTGTGCTGGTTTAGTGGTAAGCCTACCCAAACCATGAGACCACATTTGTGAGTTATACatgttgtgaaaaataatgCAAGAGAAGTaaagtaaaacaagaaaacaattatACGACACAAAGATTTACGTGATTTGGTAACGTGCCTACGTCCACATAGTTGTAGGAAATTTTATTATCTTCAgaaatgacaaaatacattttgggacaaaataCACTGTTCTAGAACTGGTTATACAGTTcattaagtacatatttatagGGTTGTACGGCGAAAATCCAAACTTCACAATTCCTAGATTCTTCGCTCTAGTGAGCCTTAAGCGAACTCTCTCTTTGATGTTCACTCAAGCAAAGAGTTGCGAGTGTTGATTAtgtaaagaaataaagaacaaatGGAAGCGAGATTTTGACAAGGGCACAACCATTGGTAAACCAATGGTAACGCAAATGTCACAACCTTAAAAAGTGACACAatcttttgactaaatcaaaaggttgtgtctatTGACACTTCCTTAAACATCATCTCTCATGGGAACCATCACCATATTAGAGGATATCATTCCAAGGGGTACACCGTTTGGTAATTACACTCCTTAGAATAATAGATTACATTTACAACCTTCAAGTacattgaaataaataattaagatcatgatttagaaaaaaaaaagtaataaatgaaAAGTAATTCTTTTTTATGATCGAATGAAAAGTAATTTTGAATACGGGTGGTGATCATATATAAATTGAGCAATAACGACTTACATTTTAAGaagtatatttatttgtaatcagATTACATTTAATCAGATTACATTTACAACgaaaataatcattatttattagaataaaacaCAGGAGAACCAGACGACGAAGCATTCATTAGCTTGAGTATGCTGTTCCAGTAATGATTATTATTCTCCTCAAAGTTACCGCTGCAGGTTTTATCTCCATTTTCCATAATGTTGTCTCCGGCCAACAATGAGTTCTTGTCGTCACAGTTATAGGCCAAGATATCAGTGAAACCTTCCACGATATTTGAGAGAGGCGTCATGTTTTCACTCATAGCCCTAAAGGAATCCGCAAACCATGCACTTTCCGTGGTGTACGTCATTTCCTGCAATGACATTGTGTTATCCAATCTTTCTTTGAGTTCTTCTGGCATTTGACAGACTTCTTTGGTAATCCCAACTCCGCATGTAACCGAGCTATTGGAGGCGAAATCAAGTGCTCCGGCCACTTGGTTTTCAGTGAGCGCAACAGTACTTTCGATGGGGAATGCGTTCACCGAGAAGTTCAACTTGAATGTCGGAGACTCAAGGTCGTCTCCGGCGACTGGGAATATGCCGGCTCCCGTTGACTTTGACCATAACCCTTGCCATGCTTTGAGCACGTCAAGGCATGGTGGCAGTGCGGGTTGAGCGAGGGTTTTATTGATGTTCTGAGCAGGAGCAGAGGAGATCATGGCCTGCTGTTGAATAGGGTTGGACACAAGCAGCTTCGACTCCCTTACCAGTCTGGCCTCGGCTTCGAGCCTTGCGCTCTCCCACTGAGCCATGTGGCTTAAATTTGCTGCGTCTTTGGAGTCCCATCTTCCAGAGCCGAGGGCATCCGTTTTGGGCTTGTGGGTCATGGGATCGATACCCATTTTAGTTAGTCTTTTCTTAAGATGTGTGTTCCAGTAGTTCTTAATCTCGTTGTCGGTTCTCTTGGGCAAGTGCGTTGCAATTGCCGAccatctaaaaacaaaaatcctgTCAATTATAGAGAAGAGGTATTTCTTCGTTTTCATGGCAGATTCAAGAATGGTAACGACAAGACAATGATCGTGATAAATAAGTTGATGATAATCTTGTGCGTTGGGGTGAAATCTTGAACGTACAGTAGTAGTTTCGACTTTCGTGTCCTATCTCATTCTCCACTTAATTTATAGGTGAAAAGGTACAGTCAACCATATGAATGGCGCAGGGGTCTTCTTGTTCTATGTTCAAATGGCACTCTCATTAGCTCGATCAGGAATAGGCCAGCCAGAAAATTGGCACTCTCATGaggtgttatatatatatagctcaagATGATCACCCAGAAAAGTTGCATTAGTGAGCCAATCGGTGTTGCATATATATTACTTGCATGCAGTAAATGAGTTGTACTAGAAGAGAGAGGCTATAAACAGAAAGAACCGTTCATTAATGTATGTACCTGTTCCCAAGAAGAGCATGAAGCTGAATGATGGTCTGTTCTTCCTGCAAGCTGAACTTTCCTCTTTTGATATCAGGTCTGAGGTAATTGGTCCATCTCAGCCTACAGCTCTTCCCACATCTCTGTAGCCCTAAAACCCAACCAAAACGAAGGaacccaaaaaaagaaaccatCAAATATTAGTGGTGTCATGTAAATAGGCTATAATCCATGATACATAAATATTCACCAaaaaactagctagctagggtccTCTATCGCTAGTATACCAGCCTTTGCGGGCAAAGCTCGCCAGCTTCCATGGCCATGTTCTTCGATGTAAGCCAAAAGCTTCTGGTCATCCTCAGGGGTCCAGGGCCCTTTCTTCAGCCCCTCCTTCTCGCAGCATCGAGACCTGCCCATTCTTTGATACTCCCCAAGTAAAACAACTGTAGGGCCGTAGGCCTCTGATccaagcgagagagagagagagagagagatcagagagagggTTTGCttggggagggagagagaaccCGAAGAAGAACCGACGGCACGAGGAAAATGTTGGGTATAGGATGCGGTGATGTAGGAGACAATATATAGACGATAAAAAAaccattataaattataattaaataaaagacgACGGTTCGTGTAGCTGATGAGGCTGCTATGTCCACATATGAATTCCACCGAAGGTGGCCACCGaaaagagtaatt encodes:
- the LOC121255031 gene encoding transcription factor MYB106-like, producing MGRSRCCEKEGLKKGPWTPEDDQKLLAYIEEHGHGSWRALPAKAGLQRCGKSCRLRWTNYLRPDIKRGKFSLQEEQTIIQLHALLGNRWSAIATHLPKRTDNEIKNYWNTHLKKRLTKMGIDPMTHKPKTDALGSGRWDSKDAANLSHMAQWESARLEAEARLVRESKLLVSNPIQQQAMISSAPAQNINKTLAQPALPPCLDVLKAWQGLWSKSTGAGIFPVAGDDLESPTFKLNFSVNAFPIESTVALTENQVAGALDFASNSSVTCGVGITKEVCQMPEELKERLDNTMSLQEMTYTTESAWFADSFRAMSENMTPLSNIVEGFTDILAYNCDDKNSLLAGDNIMENGDKTCSGNFEENNNHYWNSILKLMNASSSGSPVFYSNK